A single window of Gossypium hirsutum isolate 1008001.06 chromosome A10, Gossypium_hirsutum_v2.1, whole genome shotgun sequence DNA harbors:
- the LOC107896258 gene encoding rhomboid-like protein 14, mitochondrial → MDSGRWRRGAVSHGMLPLLALHAVNEYYRLPWKPPVTTGLFTANTLIYLRPSFLDSLLPFVDEVWFNPHIILKFLVLLLLHFGCWFCLSNFWSFSIRCLTPRSPAIVVAFLMKSKGWRLPQSYQWVKERRPFVDISQV, encoded by the exons ATGGACAGCGGAAGATGGAGGAGAGGGGCGGTGTCTCATGGAATGTTGCCGTTGTTGGCTCTTCATGCCGTCAACGAATATTACCGGCTGCCGTGGAAGCCGCCGGTCACCACCGGTCTTTTCACCGCCAACACTCTGATTTATCTCAGGCCTTCATTCCTAGATTCTCTCCTCCCTTTTGTTGATGAGGTTTGGTTCAATCCTCATATTATTCTCAAG TTTTTGGTTTTGCTGTTGCTGCACTTTGGTTGTTGGTTTTGTCTTAGCAATTTTTGGTCTTTCTCTATAAGATGCCTTACACCCAG GTCACCAGCTATTGTAGTAGCTTTCTTGATGAAATCTAAAGGATGGAGGCTTCCACAAAGCTACCAGTGGGTGAAAGAACGGAGACCATTTGTTGATATAAGTCAAG TCTAG